Below is a window of Desulfonispora thiosulfatigenes DSM 11270 DNA.
TGATTTAGAAATAGTAACAGATAAAAAGCCGACTGAGGAAGAACTTGAAGAACTATTATTTGCTTGGAAAGTAGTAAAACAAGTTAAATCTAATGCTATCGTAGTCGCTAAAGATAACCAAACAATTGGGGTAGGCGCAGGTCAAATGAACAGGGTGGGTTCAGCTAATATTGCGTTTAACCAAGGTGGTAAAAATTGCAGAGGCGCGGTCCTTGCAAGCGATGCCTTTTTCCCATTTAGAGATACAATTGATAATGCAGCAAAAGCAGGAATAAAAGCGATCATACAACCTGGTGGATCTGTAAGAGATGATGAATCAATAAAAGCATGTAATGAACATCATATAGCTATGGTATTTACAGGAGTTAGACACTTTAAACACTAATTTTTTGCAAAACAAAAGAGGTGATTTTGATGCAAGTTTTAATTATTGGTAGTGGTGGTAGAGAACATGCATTAGCATGGAAAATAAGTCAAAGTCCAAAAGTTTCACAAATATATTGCGCTCCTGGAAATGCGGGTATAAGTGAATATGCGACTTGTATAGAGATTAAAGATAATAATTTAGATGAATTACTATCCTTTGCCAAAGAAAAACAAATTGATTTAACTATTGTAGGCCCTGAAATTCCACTTAGTTTAGGAATTGTTGATTTATTTAATGATAACGGACTAAAGATATTTGGTCCTTCTAAATTAGCAGCAGAAATAGAAGGAAGTAAAGCTTTTTCAAAAGATTTAATGAAAAAATATAATATACCTACGGCAGAATATGAAATCTTTACAGAGGTAGAACCTGCTAAGGACTATTTACAAGATATAGGAATTCCTTGTGTAGTTAAGGCTGATGGATTAGCTGCAGGAAAAGGAGTAATGGTTTGCTTTACTGAAGAAGAAGCATTAAAAGCAATATATGAAATTTTATTAGACCAAAAGTTCGGAGATGCAGGAGCAAGACTGGTTATTGAAGAATATTTAGAAGGTCAAGAAGTAAGTATGTTAGCTTTTTCAGATGGAAAAACTATAGTTCCAATGGTTTCAGCGCAAGATCATAAGCAAGTTTTTGATAATGACAAAGGACCTAATACAGGGGGCATGGGAGCTTATTCACCAGCACCAATTTACACTGATGAGATACATGACTTTGTCGTTACTGAAGTATTAGAAAAAACGATAAAGGCAATGGAAATTGAAGGCAGAAATTATCAAGGTATCTTATATGCGGGGTTAATGTTAACCCCTAAAGGACCAAAGGTTTTAGAATATAATGCACGTTTTGGCGATCCCGAAACACAAGTTGTCCTTCCGCGTTTAGAAACTGATTTAATTGTTATTATAGAAGCAATTTTAGAAAACACCCTAGATAAGATTACAATTAAATGGTCTCAGGAAGCTGCCGTATGTGTAGTAATGGCATCTGGTGGTTATCCTGGTGATTATGAAAAAGATAAAGTAATCACAGGTTTAGAAAAGGTTAGTGAACCTACAAGGATTTTTCATGCAGGAACAGCTACAAAAAATGGGCAAATTGTCACAAATGGTGGACGTGTTTTAGGTGTCACGGCCTTAGGAAAGACTATTCAAGAAGCAATTAATAATGCTTATAAAGGAGTAGAAAAAATTAATTTTGCTGATGTTCATTATCGAAAGGACATTGGGGCAAAAGCAGTAAAGGGCTAGTAGTTTCTAGCTCTTTTTTTGTTTTATATGGTATATTTAAAAGAAAAGAAAAGAAAAGAAAAGAAAAGAAAAGAAAAGAAAAGAAAAAGGAGGTAAATAATGAATAAAGCTATAATATTAGTCAGCCATGGAAGTGTTAGGCCTGAAACAAGGGAACAATTAGAGGAACTAGCAAATAGGATAAAAGAAAAGTATTCAGATTACGATGTGAATTTATCTTTTTCAGGGAAAATAATAATAAAGCTCTTAAAAGAAAAATATAATATAATTATGAAGACACCCAAGGAAGAATTAACTAGATTAATCCAAGAAGGCTATACAGAAATTATCGTTCAATCTCTACATATTTTACCTGGTCTAGAGTTCCATGGATTATTAAAAGATATTAGTGAATTTAAAGGTGCAAATATTAAAGTGGGTTATCCATTATTATCAAGTAATACAGATTACTCAAAATCAGCAAAGGCAATACAAATGTTATTTCCGAATTTAGAAGAAAAGCAAGGAGTAGTCTTAATGGGTCATGGAACATATCACCCAAGCAACTCAGGTTATGCTTGTTTACAAAACCATTTTTATGATCAAGAAAAGAACTTTTTTATTGCAAACGTAAAAGGGTATCCAAAGTTGGAACATATTATAGGTAAGCTACATAAGCTAAATATAAACCAAATAGTCTTAATGCCTTATCTTTTAACTGTTGGTAATCATGTTTATGAAGATATGATAGGCAATGACAATTCTTTTATTAAAGTACTAGAAAAAGAAGGTATCAAGGTAATTCCATATCTAAAAGGATTAGTAGAAGATGTTAATCATCAAGATATATTTATCGAACATATTAATGATGCAATTTCTGGAATAACATTAAAAGATAAGTTTAAATTAGATGCATAAATACAAAGACATTCTTAAGATAGAATGTCTTTATTAAAAAATTGCCAATAAATCAAATTTTCAGAATTTACTAAAAGTTAATTATGTGGTAGAATAAATTCACAGATGAAGGAATTACAGAACGAAAGATTAACAGCCTAAAGAATAAATAAAGATAAAGGGAGATGATTTAATGACAAGGGAAGAATTTTTAATCAAAATGGATGAAAAGTTAGCAAATAGAGTTACCTTTTCTAGAGAAGAACTGAGTAAAATTGGATTAGCCTTTACATTACCTAACTTATCTAGCGAAATTATTGATTGCGAAAAATCACATAAGAGCTCCTTAATCTTTAAATTTGATGATAAAAATGGTGTTAAATTTTACAAATTATCTGTAGCAAATATCAATGATACTTACATCATACCATTTAATTTCAGTAAATTTCTTTTAAAAGAAGTAACAGCTGAAGAAGTTTTAATAAAGTTAGACATCTTAAAGAATAATGTGGCTTATCAGTTCTCTATAAGTGAATTTGGTAAATCTACCATCAAGCAATTAGAACATGTCAATAATTATAAAAATGTAAGAAGAGATTTACTGCATCCTAAATTCTTATATATTTATCGGGGCAGAACTGATAATGTAATGGGAGATTATACGTTAACTCATCCTAAGGTTATTTTAAAATGGTTAGCTCGTAGAGAAGATAAAGTGGCTGAAAATAAAGAAAGCGAATTTTTAGATAAAGAAAATCCATATGTTGATATAATTATCAATGAATCTGGAGAAGTTTTTAGATTTTATTGGAAAGATAATAATAAAGAGATAAAACAAAGACTATTAGCAATTTTAAAGAAAAGTAGAGTGTTTTATGGCACTACATTTATTAAAAACGAAGTTGAAGAGCAATGTATATAGAGTATTATATTTTAAGATGAGAGTCTTCTAGCTGAGCGCAGAAGGCTCTTTTTTTATGTAGATTAAAAACATAAGTTTGTAGATAAAATATAAAATTATAAAAAATATAAAATAAAAAGATAAACATCTAAACAAATAAAAATAATAAAACAAAAGGATTCCAAAGATTTGAAATCCTTTTGTGATTATTGGTTATTTTTTAAATTTCTTATAGCTGCCTGGGTATCAATTAAACCAGATCCTTGAAGATTTGCATCTAAATTATTTACACCCCTAGCAGAATTAATAAGAATAGTCTTAACTTGGTCGGGTGTTAAGGAACTATCAATTTGTAAAATTTGAGCAACAACACCGGAACATACACCTGAAGCCATGGAGGTACCGGAGAGAGTAGTATAATAATCATCTACCTTTGTGCCTTTAGATACCCCTTTAGATAAAAGAGAAGTGATTTTTACTCCAGGAGCTAAAATATCAGGCTTAGTTAAACCATCTATCGTAGGACCACGACTTGAAAAACTTGCTACATCATCATCTCTAGTTTTAACCGTTTGTTTAGTATCTAGAGCACCTACTGTTATTATAGAAGGATGAATTCCAGGTGAATCTATTGTTTTAGGATCAGGGCCACTATTACCTGCAGCAGCACAAACTACAATACCTGATTTCCAAGCCTTTTCTGCAGCTAAACATAGAGGATCCTTTTCATAAGTTTGAGAGGCAGCAGTACCTAGGGATAGATTAATAACTCTAATATTCAGTCTTTCTTTATATCTTATACACCATTCGAGTGCTCTAACAATAGTAGAAATATTACCTGAACCATCCTTATCTAGCACCTTTACACCGATAATATTTGCTTCAGGAGCGGGTGCAGTATAGCGAAAAGAAGAATGTTTTCCACTAGCAGCTACGTTTCCAGCTACATGCGTACCATGACCATTATCATCATAGGGATATTTTTTTCTCCTGACAAAATCTTTAAAGGCAATAATTCTATCCTCTAGATCAGGATGATTATAGATGCCTGTATCTAATACAGCTACTCCTACACCTTTACCAGTAATGTTTTTTCTCCACAATTTACTTGAATTAATAGATGGAGAGGCAATATCTAACAAGGCTCTTACTTTACCATCATGCCAGACATTTTTGACTAAAGGATTTTTCATTAATAATTCAAGATTTTTAGTATTAACAGTAGTAGTGAAAAAGTTAATTAAAGGTATTTCTGAATCAATAACACATTTTGCAGTTTTGGCAATTTCTCTAATAGCTAATTCTTTATTACGCTGACTTTCAAATTCTACGATAACTGGAATTTTGTTTTTATGAAATCCTAAGCGAAAAAAAGGCTGATCTATATTAGAAAAATTTGATTTTAAAGTAGGGCATAACTTGTGGGAATACGTTTCAAACCAGTCGTTATTACTAAATCTCATACTATCCCCCCTAAAGAAAACTATAGGATATAGTATGAAATTAAAATTAAATGGTCACAAATATTGTAGTAGAAAAAAAAGCTAGAACATTAATGTTCTAGCTGAAAAAGTACATTTTCATATCTTTTTAATAAGAGTGAATTAGTTACAACGGAGACTGATGAAAAGGCCATAGCTAAACCTGCCCATTCAGGAGGTAGAAGATGACCGGTTAGAGGAAACAGTAAACCAGCAGCGATTGGAATGCCTAATACATTATAAAATAGGGCCCAAAATAAGTTTTGCTTGATTTTTGTTAAAGTTTTTCTTCCTAAACGAATTGCTCTTTCAACATCTAGTAAATTGTTTTTTACTAAAATAATGTCGCCCGTTTCTTTAGCTACATCTGTACCTGAACCAATTGCAATTCCGATATCAGCTTGAGCCAGGGCAGGGGCATCATTAATTCCATCGCCAACCATAGCAACTTTGTATTTTTTTGCTTGATAGTCTTTAATTATATTTATTTTGTCTTCTGGTAGTATTTCCGCTATTATCTCATCGATCCCAACTTCTTGACCTACTACATTTGCTACCTTTTGATTATCACCTGTAATCATAAATGTTTTAATTCCTAATTCATGAAGTCGAGAAATTGCTTCCTTAGTAGTTTCTTTTAAGACATCAGCTAAAGCAATTATACCAATACATTTTTGATCTAAAGCTATAAACATAGTTGTTTTTCCTTCGGAGGCAAGTTTATTAAAATCATCTAAAGTATTTTGGTAATTAACCTTATATTTTGTCATTAATTTAATATTTCCGATAAGTAAGGTTTGTCTGTTATAAGTACATTTGATGCCATGACCACTTTCTTCAAAATAATCAGTAACATCTTCAATTATGATATTTTCACGATGAGCTTCTTTTACAATAGCTTGAGCTAAGGGATGAAGAGAAGGTTTTTCACCTGCTGCTGTAATTTTAAGTACTTCATCCCTAGAATACTTTTCAAAAGATACTATATCTGTAACTTCTGGAGTTCCTTTAGTTAAGGTGCCTGTTTTATCAAAGCCAATAGCATCTAATGTAGCTATTTCTTCTAAAACAGCAGCAGACTTAAATAAAATCCCACGGTTTAGCCCAATACCACTACCTACCATAATGGCCGTAGGTGTAGCAAGTCCTAAAGCACAAGGGCAAGCTATAACTAAGACAGCTATACTTGCAGTAAAGGCAAAAACAAAGTCAGAATCTACAATAAAATACCAAACTAAAAATGTGATAACAGAAATAGTTACAACTATAGGTACAAAATACTGGGATATTTTATCAGCAAGTCTCTGAATAGGAGGCTTTACTCCTTGAGCATCTTCGACCATTTTTATAATATTAGAGAGAACGGTATCTTTACCTGTTTTAGTTGTTTTAACTTTGATACTCCCAGATTTATTAATTGTTGCTCCAATTACTTCGGCACCAACTGATTTTTCGATAGGTATTGATTCTCCAGTAAGCATTGATTCGTCTATACTTGTTTGTCCTTCAATAATTTCCCCATCAACAGGAACTTTCTCACCAGGTTTAACTACTACAATATCACCTATTTGAAGACTAGAAGCACTAACTTCTTTTTCATCTCCATCTATAAAAATTCGCGCTTTATCAGCTTGTAATTCAAGAAGAGACTTTAAGGCTGTGGTAGCTTTACCCTTAGCTCTTGCCTCTAAAAATTTACCAAACCGGATAAAGGTGATCAGGATTGCTGAAGTATCAAAGAAGGTAGGCCCTTCAAAGAAAATATCAGGAAAAGTGGTTAATACACTGTATCCATAAGCAGCCGTAATTCCTAATGAAACAAGCACGTCCATATTCGCGGCTCCATTTTTTAAGGCATGATATGCACTTTTATAAAAGGTTAATCCTGCGGTAAATTGAACAATAGTAGCAATAAAGAACATAAAATAGATAACCCCGGGAGTCATTGGTAAAAACCACATAATCGGCATCAGGGGAAGAGATAAAACAGCACTAAAGATAAGCCAATTTCTTTCTTTGTTAGCTATTTGCAGATCATCTTTATCATCTTTATTTTTTAAAGGTTCATAACCAGCATCACGAACTTTTGCAAAAATTGTATCAATATTTATAGTTTCAGGATCAAATTCAACACTTACTGTTTCATTTGCAAAATTGACAGCAGTTTTTTGAACTCCCTTTGTCCCATTTAACTTTTTTTCAATAGCTAAAGCACAATTAGCACATGTCATTCCATTTACTTTAAACTGCGTTTTATTTTCCTTGGTCTTTACTCCATAGCCCAGGTCTTTGATTTTATTAATTATTTCTTCATCTTTCACTTTATCTGTATCTATTTCCACAGAAAGTTTTTCAGAGGCAAAATTAACATTTGCAGTTTTTATTCCATCCATAGTTTTAACCTTTTTTTCAATAGCCATAGCGCAATTAGCGCAAGTCATACCCGTTAGTTCAAATTGCTTTGTTACTGTTTTATTTTCTTTTTCACTAGGCGTAATGATTTCAGGTGGCTGAACCTTAGTATCGATCTGTGTTTTTTCTGTATTTGTAGGCTCATCTATGGACTCCACAGCCTTTGATTCTGTAGGATAGCCTGCTTTAGTAATAGCTTCTTTAATTGCTGTTAAATCAATTTGCTCAGGGTCATAGCTAAAACTAGCTGTTTCATCTTCAAGCGTAACTTCTACATCTTTAATACTCGGTAACTTTTCTAAAATAGTCGTAACTCTTTTTACGCAGTGTCCGCAAGTCATATCATAGACTTTGATTTTTTCGTTCATTAACTCAACTCCTCTCTATATTAGTAATTATTTCCGCATTTAAAACATAGTATACCCCCCTATCATATGTGTCAAGATATGCTAGGATTAAAATACTCAATCTTTTATTAGAATTTATAAAAATAGAAGCAAGTAACTTTAAAGTTACTTGCTTCTATTTATTATTTCAAATTATGTGATTTTAAAATTAAACTTAAACTATACCTTGGTCAAGCATTGCATCAGCAACTTTAACAAAACCAGCTATATTTGCACCTGCTGCATAGTTAATATAGTCGCCTTCTTTACCATAAGTCATGCATTGTTCATGGATATTTTTCATAATTGTTGAAAGTCTTTCATCAACCTCATCACGGCACCAACATAAACGCATACTATTTTGCGTCATTTCTAGACCACTAGTACTTACGCCACCGGCATTTACGGCTTTAGCTGGTCCATAAAGAATTTTAGCACTTAAAAAAACATCGAAAGCTCCAGGTGTACTAGGCATATTAGCGCCTTCAGCAACGCAGAAACAACCATTTTTAATAAGTTCTTTAGCATCATCGCCATTGATTTCATTTTGGGTAGCACAAGGAATAGCAATATCACATTTAATAGACCATGGACGCTTTCCTTCTAAATATTCACATCCATAATGATCTGCATATTCTTTAATACGACCACGTTTAACATTTTTAAGTTCTTTAATGAAATCTAATTTTTCTTCGGTGATACCTTCTGGATCATAAATAGTACCATTAGAATCAGATAAAGTAACAACCTTAGCTCCTAGGTGAATTGCTTTTTCAGTAGCAAATTGAGCAACATTACCTGAGCCAGAGATTAATATTGTTTTACCTTCAATACTTTTACCATGTGCTTCAAGCATTTCCTTAGCAAAATAAAGGGTACCATAGCCTGTAGATTCAGGTCTAATTAAACTACCACCCCAGTTACGTCCTTTTCCAGTTAATACTCCGGTAAATTCGTTTTGCAACTTTTTATATTGGCCAAACATATATCCTACTTCACGAGCACCTACTCCAATATCACCAGCTGGAACGTCAGTATTTGGACCGATATGTCTATATAATTCTGACATAAATGATTGGCAAAAACGCATTACTTCATTATCAGATTTGCCTTTAGGATCGAAGTCAGCACCGCCTTTACCACCACCCATAGGAAGGGTGGTTAAAGAGTTTTTAAAAACTTGTTCAAAAGCTAAAAATTTTAATACGCTTAAGCAAACTGAAGGGTGAAAACGAATACCACCTTTATAAGGCCCAATAGCACTATTCATTTGCACGCGATATCCACGATTTACATGGACTTCACCTTTATCATCTACCCAAGGAACTCTAAATATAATCACTCTTTCAGGTTCTGCTATTCTCTCTAAAATTTTAGCATCAGTATATTTAGGATTTTTGTCTAAAAAAGGAGCAAGAGTAGAGGCAACCTCATGAACTGCTTGATGAAATTCTTTTTCTTCAGGATCCCTTGCAATTATTTTTTCCATAAATGAATCTAAATTAAACGCCATTATAATATCCTCCTATTGTTTAATCCTTTTATAAGGTCAAAAAGGTTAAAATATTTTATATTACATCTAATGATTAAAAATTACTTCTATTAATTGTTACGGTTTTAATTTTAGCAAAAGGATATTTTAATACAATAGAGTTAGAGAAAGTATATTGTATACTAAGGTGTATGATTAAGTAAATTCATTGCTGTTAACATATTTTAATACATAATTTTTTTAAAAAGGCTAATAATACTATTAGGAGGTGTAATTAATGCGAAAGAAAAATAATACTACTAGTATGGCGGTTACAGGCGTAGGTACTTTAGTAACAGGTGCAGGAGCATTGTTGCGGGGAAGAGTAGGAGCTGGAGTAATGGGTTTTGGTTTAGCCCACGTTGTACTGGGTGTATTAGATAATTTTCGACCTAAAAGTCGTTGGTAATTTTGCATTAAGAACCCTTTTAACGCCGTCCTTAGGGACGGTTTTTTATTTTATAGTTAAATAAGTATAATTTATTTGTTATACATTTAACAAAACATTAAGTGAATTGTTATCAATATAATGAGAAATATATATATTTAATAAATAAAAGAAATAAGATAACAGTATTTTACAAAGTGTTCGTTACTTAATAGAATAGTATTAAAGATTCAGACAATTAGAGGGAAAGAGATTATAAACTAATTTTAAGGTGTTAAAGTTGATTTAAATGTTAAAGATGGGGGTTGATATTATGGATACTAAAAAAATAATACCGGGTTTATTATTTACAACTGCATTAGCTTGGGTTTCAATAAAAATCCAAAACTTAGAAGTATTACAAAATATGCACTTAAGCTCATTAATTGTAGCGATAGTGTTAGGTATGTTAATCAAGAATATATTGCCAGTTCCTGAAACTTTTTCTGCAGGGATTACTTTTTCAGTAAAGCGTGTTTTAAGATTAGCAATTATATTATTAGGTTTTAAATTAAGTTTTGCAGAGGTAACACAAATTGGTGGTAGAGGATTTATTTTAGTATTTTTTGTTACTATCATTACCATTTTATTTACTGTTTGGTTAGGTAAAAAAATGGGTTTAGATGATAAATTAGCTTTACTAATTGGAGCAGGATCTTCAATATGTGGAGCATCAGCAATTGCAGCCGTAGCCCCAGTCGTTGATGCTGATGAAAGAGATACTACTTTTGCAATTGCAACTGTAACCATTTTTGGAACCATAGCAATGTTTGCTTTCCCTTTTATGTATAAAGTATTTCATTTACCAAATCTGCTATACGCAGTTTGGGCAGGATCATCTATTCATGAAGTTGCTCAAGTGGTAGCTGCAGGGTTTGCTGCAGGAGATGAAGCAGGACAGTTTGCAACTTTAATAAAATTAACGAGAGTATTATTAATCATACCGATAGCAATCTTTTTAGGAGTTAAAGAAGCTAAGAAAAAACAAAATGGAAAAACAATTAGCATGAAGCAAATAACTATACCTTGGTTTGTATTTGGGTTTTTAGCAGTAGTAATAATTAATTCAATTAACATAGTACCTCAAAACTTAACAGGTCAATTTCTTGCTATCGATGCATTTTTATTAACAATTGCAATGGGTGGTATGGGGCTGTCAACAGATCTAGAAAAAATGAAAAAGGTAGGAATGAAACCTTTTTACCTAGGACTTACTACTTCAGTGTTTATCGCAGTTTTAGGATTTGCAGCATCTAAACTATTATTTACTGGATTTTAAAATGAAATAAATAAATTATTATTCACTGAAATGAAGTTTATGCCTCCTAGCTAAAAATTTTAATTAGTTAGGAGGTATCTTTATGAGCTTATAAGCATAAGATATTTTTATAATAATGATAATTAGGTTATAATAGATTCGATAGTTACATTATTAACAAGGATAAAATTTAAAAGATTGAAAATACTATCTATGGAGGTAAGGTAAATGAAACGAATATTTTGTATTTTACTTTGGTTTATAACTTTAGTTGTAATCGCATTTTCTCTATTTAATACTCTTTCTTTCCAATACTTCTGGGCGGTAATTATATTTTTAAGTATTTATTTTGGTTTAAATACATCTCAAGAAATTAAGATATCAGATGAAATGAGCCATCAAATAATTACATGGGTAAATAAATATAAACAGTATTCGTATTGTGAACGCCAATGGTTTTTAGAAAAAGTAGTTAATAGGTCTGTAGCCAGTAATAAATCACAAGAAGCTATTAAATTTTTAAATTATATCCTAAAAGCAGAACCTGATAATGATTTAGCTAAAAACTTAATGGTATCAATCTGGGGAATGGAAGTTTTAAATACTTATACTCAAAATAAAAGGTAATGACAAAATGTCATTGCCTTTTTTTGTCTATAAGCAAAAGGTAAGATATTTCACAAGGTGATTAGTAAATTTTATACCTAATACTTTTTAAAGATGATGTTTGAAATAAAAATAATAGATTTTACAGGTGAAGCTTAAATGTTTAGAATATTATTAATAGTTAGATAAATAATAAGGAGGAAATCAAATGAGCGTTAAAAGCAATATTTTACCTGGTCTTGTGTTAGCAGGTGTAATTGCCGGAGTATCTCAGTACCTGGAAGAATTGATTGTTATAGGAGGACAGCATCCGATAAGTGGAGTAATTCTTGCAATTTTGATAGGTATTCTTATTAAAAATACAGTCAAAGTTGGCGATTCATTTCAACCAGGAATTCGTTTTGCATTACAAAAAGTTTTAAAAGGTGCTATTATTTTGTTAGGATTAAGTTTAAGTTTTACAGCTGTTCTAAAAACAGGTGCTGATGCATTAATAATTATTTTAATCTGTGTAACTGCTGCTATTTCTTTAACCTTTTTTATTGGTAAGAAAATGGGATTACCAGATAAGTTAGCAGCCTTAATTGGTATTGGTTGTGCAATTTGTGGATCAACTGCTATCTGTGCAGCAGCTCCTGCAATTGAAGCTGAAGATGAAGATGTAACATTTTCGGTTGCAACGATTACTCTTTTTGGTGTAGTAGCAATCTTCCTTTATCCAATAATCGGTAAAATGTTATTATTAACAGACATGCAATTTGGTACTTGGTCAGGTATTGCTGTACATGAAACGGCTCAAGTTATTGCAGCTGGATTTGCTTATAGCGATGAAGCAGGTAAAATTGCGACTGTTGTAAAATTAACTCGTACAGTTTTATTAGCACCACTAGTATTAATATTTGGTATTATTTATGCAAGACAAAAGCAAGGTTCAACTACTCAAAAGGTAAATTATTTAAGAATATTCCCTTGGTTTGTTTTAGGTTTCATTGCATTAGCTATTTTCCGTACTTATGGTGATACAATTTGGATGGATAGCGCTCAATGGACTGCATTCTTAGCTCAAGGTAAAACTATTGCAAAATTCTTAATTGTAGTAGCTATGGCTGGTGTTGGACTATTAACAAACTTTGAAGACATGAAAAGAGTAGGTATTAAACCGTTTATAGTTGGCTTAATTGCTTCAGTAATAATGGCAGTATTTAGTATTATTTTGGTTTATGCTTTAGGTATATAGATATTAGAATAATATGATTAAAAAAGTGCTATTAATAGCACTTTTTTAATGTAAAAAAATAATACTTTTTGACAAATACAATGATTTTATGTAATATTTAAACATTGCTATATTTGTAATATTAAAACTTAATACTCGTGGGATGAAGGTTACAGGAGAAGAACTTAGTTCTGCCGAAGGGTTATGATTTTAAATAATCGAAGATCTCAGGCTTCCTAACATGGAAAAGTACTGTAACTGGACCAGCCTCTGGAGAGACCTATTAAATTAGGCGCCGAAGGAGCAAATCTATTTTGTAAACCTTTTATTTTCTTAGTTGAGTAAAGATAATCAATAAGAGAAGAAAAATGGTTATAATTAGATAAACTCTCAGGCAAAAGGACAGGGGATGTGAGAATAATAAGATATATAAGTTAATATTATATCTTATTTGTGATATATTTTTTTTGAAATATATCTTCGCACTCCTGAGAATTTATCCAAAGAGGCTAAGTAGATACTTAGTCTTTTTTTATTGGTAAAAAAGGTTGAGGCAGCTTAAATTTAAGTTTTAAAAAACTAAATAATTTGGAG
It encodes the following:
- a CDS encoding YeiH family protein, whose product is MDTKKIIPGLLFTTALAWVSIKIQNLEVLQNMHLSSLIVAIVLGMLIKNILPVPETFSAGITFSVKRVLRLAIILLGFKLSFAEVTQIGGRGFILVFFVTIITILFTVWLGKKMGLDDKLALLIGAGSSICGASAIAAVAPVVDADERDTTFAIATVTIFGTIAMFAFPFMYKVFHLPNLLYAVWAGSSIHEVAQVVAAGFAAGDEAGQFATLIKLTRVLLIIPIAIFLGVKEAKKKQNGKTISMKQITIPWFVFGFLAVVIINSINIVPQNLTGQFLAIDAFLLTIAMGGMGLSTDLEKMKKVGMKPFYLGLTTSVFIAVLGFAASKLLFTGF
- a CDS encoding YeiH family protein is translated as MSVKSNILPGLVLAGVIAGVSQYLEELIVIGGQHPISGVILAILIGILIKNTVKVGDSFQPGIRFALQKVLKGAIILLGLSLSFTAVLKTGADALIIILICVTAAISLTFFIGKKMGLPDKLAALIGIGCAICGSTAICAAAPAIEAEDEDVTFSVATITLFGVVAIFLYPIIGKMLLLTDMQFGTWSGIAVHETAQVIAAGFAYSDEAGKIATVVKLTRTVLLAPLVLIFGIIYARQKQGSTTQKVNYLRIFPWFVLGFIALAIFRTYGDTIWMDSAQWTAFLAQGKTIAKFLIVVAMAGVGLLTNFEDMKRVGIKPFIVGLIASVIMAVFSIILVYALGI